One genomic window of Salvia miltiorrhiza cultivar Shanhuang (shh) chromosome 4, IMPLAD_Smil_shh, whole genome shotgun sequence includes the following:
- the LOC131022304 gene encoding sugar transporter ERD6-like 5: protein MESVSTSDEVTSTSTPLLPEIRPEVGGGGERRGSSDSDSATAVLVLSTVVAVSGSYVFGSAVGFSSPAQPGIVDDLGLTVAEYSLFGSILTIGAMVGALVSGKIADLLGRKGAMGLAELFIVIGWLAIAFSKNAWWLDIGRVLTGFGIGVLSYVVPVYIAEITPKNLRGGFTAANQLLICCGTSITYLVGNIISWRLLALTGIIPCLIQLLGLFFIPESPRWLAKIGRWDGSRASLVCLRGKNTNIFTEAAEIRDHTRTPEQVKDFGMMDLFRRKYAHSLIVGVGLMALQQFGGVNAIAYYASSIFSSAGFSYKVGTTAMAILQIPMTILGTLLIDKSGRRPLLLVSAAGTCLGCFSIGLSFVLQDFKLWDFSPFLALGGVLIFKGAFALGMGAIPWVIMSEIFPIHAKGLAGSLVNLVNWFGSWIVTYSFNFAAQWSSAGTFFVFAIVCGLTMVFVTKLVPETNGRTLEEIQASII, encoded by the exons ATGGAGTCGGTAAGCACGAGCGATGAAGTCACCAGCACCAGTACCCCTTTACTTCCAGAGATACGGCCGGAggtgggcggcggcggcgagcgGCGGGGCAGTTCTGACTCCGACTCCGCCACTGCTGTTCTTGTCCTAAGCACCGTGGTGGCGGTCTCAGGCTCCTACGTTTTTGGCTCTGCT GTGGGATTTTCATCGCCTGCGCAGCCAGGGATTGTGGATGATCTTGGATTAACGGTGGCGGAA TATTCACTGTTTGGGTCGATATTAACTATTGGAGCTATGGTGGgagca CTAGTTAGTGGGAAGATAGCAGATCTTTTAGGAAGAAAAGGA GCAATGGGATTAGCTGAACTGTTTATTGTTATTGGATGGCTTGCAATAGCATTTTCTAAG AATGCTTGGTGGCTTGATATTGGGAGGGTGCTAACAGGATTCGGAATTGGAGTTCTCTCATACGTG GTACCTGTATATATAGCAGAAATCACACCTAAGAACCTCCGAGGAGGATTTACTGCAGCTAATCAG TTGTTAATATGTTGTGGTACCTCCATAACATATCTTGTCGGCAACATCATCTCCTGGCGCCTCTTGGCTTTAACAG GAATTATTCCATGTCTTATACAGCTTCTAGGCCTCTTTTTCATTCCAGAATCTCCAAGATGGCTG GCTAAGATTGGTCGGTGGGATGGGAGCAGAGCATCTTTGGTATGCCTCCGGGGAAAGAACACCAATATTTTCACCGAAGCAGCAGAAATCAGA GATCATACAAGAACTCCAGAGCAAGTCAAGGACTTCGGAATGATGGACTTGTTTCGAAGAAAATATGCTCACTCTCTCATA GTCGGAGTAGGGTTGATGGCGCTACAACAATTTGGAGGGGTCAATGCAATTGCATACTATGCAAGTTCAATATTTTCATCCGCTG GTTTTTCATACAAAGTTGGAACAACCGCAATGGCTATTCTTCAG ATCCCAATGACCATTTTAGGAACACTCCTAATCGATAAATCTGGAAGACGCCCACTGCTACTG GTATCTGCTGCTGGAACTTGCTTGGGCTGCTTTTCTATCGGATTATCATTTGTGTTACAG GACTTCAAGCTTTGGGATTTCAGTCCCTTTCTAGCACTTGGTGGCGTCTTG ATATTCAAGGGAGCTTTTGCTTTAGGCATGGGAGCTATTCCTTGGGTTATAATGTCAGAG ATATTTCCTATACACGCAAAAGGTTTAGCCGGTAGCCTGGTGAATCTTGTTAACTGGTTCGGTTCTTGGATTGTTACGTATTCATTCAACTTCGCAGCGCAGTGGAGCTCTGCGG GCACTTTTTTCGTGTTTGCAATTGTGTGTGGTTTGACAATGGTGTTCGTCACTAAGCTGGTTCCAGAAACCAATGGCAGAACGCTTGAGGAAATACAAGCATCCATCATATAG